In Salarias fasciatus chromosome 2, fSalaFa1.1, whole genome shotgun sequence, one genomic interval encodes:
- the LOC115397636 gene encoding protocadherin alpha-C2-like — MDLVVTMEACRRYVLLVVFIHFTLIGNISTSVTHYSIPEEMKEGSSVANLAADLGLDVKTLNQRKMRLDIISNKKYLDVNRETGELYIAEKIDRESSCNFKASASCYLKLELILENPVRIFNIEVEILDMNDNAPQFRRDVIHLDISEATPNGERFSLSNAVDPDIGSNSVKTYHLSESEYFNIEVQTGRDGSKFAELILKRNLDREQQSVHNLILTAVDGGTPARSGTASVIVRVLDMNDNAPKFEKTNMSVKILENSPIGSLVTDLDAIDLDEGSNSDITYTYSLYTQERTQETFNLNPTTGEITVKGMLNYEDFKSYDMEVIATDKGTNSLSGQCTIKILVEDMNDNHPEISIKSFQSPVNENIELDTVIAVVSVNDKDSGDNGIVDLSIPKNMPFKLRESSDNYYELVVSEPLDREKVPEYDITFTVTDRGSPPLSDNETMTLELLDVNDNVPQFPQSFYTIRVMENNAPGALLSSLTAFDPDLHENQYLVYFIIEKEIANTSMSMLFSINPENGNLYALKTFDYEIEKEFLFHIEARDSGSPPLSSNVTVHIIIVDQNDNAPVIVSPWRAHGSVVEEKIPRSTDKGSLVAKVIALDTDSVHNSRITYQFLQVTDATLFSLDQYNGEIRTMRMFSYRDPRHQRLVVVAKDNGQPALSATVTIKLSTVETAVKAYSDMTEMPLEYDIFSDLNLYLVIGLGSVSFLLLITILVTIVLKCQKPKPSKTAAPCRNSVISERNSTIADSTLVSNDAYWYSLFLAETRKGKLVVRQPMPKGSRYIVSSIPRGTGLTDTSDSAPSTLQYPK; from the exons ATGGATCTCGTTGTGACAATGGAGGCATGCAGAAGGTACGTGCTGCTCGTTGTTTTTATCCATTTTACTTTGATTGGCAACATATCAACCTCAGTGACTCATTATTCGATAccagaagaaatgaaagaaggGTCCTCTGTGGCAAATCTTGCTGCTGATCTCGGCTTGGATGTTAAAACGCTCAATCAGAGGAAGATGCGTTTGGACATAATCTCGAACAAAAAATATCTGGATGTGAACAGAGAGACTGGAGAACTGTACATCGCAGAAAAGATTGATCGGGAAAGCAGTTGTAACTTCAAAGCGTCTGCTTCTTGTTATCTCAAACTGGAATTAATACTGGAAAATCCGGTGAggatttttaacattgaagtggaaaTTTTGGACATGAACGACAACGCCCCACAATTTAGAAGAGACGTCATTCATTTAGACATATCAGAAGCGACTCCAAAtggagagagattttcactGAGCAATGCAGTAGATCCGGACATTGGATCGAATTCAGTAAAAACCTATCATCTGAGTGAGAGTGAATACTTTAATATTGAAGTACAGACTGGAAGAGACGGGTCAAAGTTTGCAGAATTAATCCTCAAAAGGAATTTAGATCGAGAGCAGCAGAGTGTTCATAATTTGATCCTGACAGCTGTAGATGGAGGAACACCTGCTCGGTCTGGTACTGCCAGTGTCATTGTTCGTGTGTTGGATATGAATGATAATGCTCCAAAATTTGAGAAAACCAACATGAGTGTTAAAATCTTGGAAAATTCTCCCATTGGAAGTCTTGTAACTGATCTGGATGCAATAG ATTTAGATGAAGGTTCAAATTCTGACATTACATACACATACAGTTTATATACACAGGAGAGGACACAAGAAACGTTTAACCTGAATCCTACAACTGGTGAAATTACTGTTAAAGGAATGTTAAATTATGAAGATTTCAAGAGTTATGACATGGAAGTAATAGCGACTGACAAAGGAACAAATAGTTTATCAGGACAATGTACCATTAAGATTCTTGTTGAGGACATGAATGACAACCACCCAGAAATATCTATCAAATCATTTCAGAGTCCAGTGAATGAAAATATAGAATTAGACACAGTTATAGCTGTAGTTAGTGTTAATGATAAAGACTCAGGTGATAATGGCATCGTTGATTTAAGCATTCCTAAAAATATGCCTTTCAAACTGAGGGAGTCCTCTGATAACTATTATGAATTAGTGGTGTCGGAGCCATTAGACCGTGAGAAAGTCCCAGAATATGATATCACATTCACTGTCACAGACAGAGGCTCTCCTCCTTTATCTGACAATGAAACCATGACTTTAGAGCTGCTGGATGTCAATGACAATGTTCCACAGTTCCCACAGTCATTTTATACCATACGTGTAATGGAGAATAATGCGCCTGGAGCCTTGCTCAGCTCCCTCACGGCCTTTGACCCTGACCTCCATGAAAACCAGTATCTAGTTTACTTCATCATAGAGAAGGAGATAGCCAACACCTCCATGTCCATGCTGTTCTCCATCAATCCAGAGAACGGGAATCTTTATgcactgaaaacttttgacTATGAGATTGAGAAGGAGTTTCTTTTCCACATTGAGGCCCGAGACTCtggctctcctccactcagcagcaacgTGACTGTTCACATCATTATTGTGGACCAGAATGACAACGCTCCAGTCATTGTCTCTCCGTGGCGTGCTCACGGCTCAGTGGTGGAGGAAAAGATCCCCAGATCCACTGATAAAGGCTCCCTGGTGGCCAAAGTCATCGCTTTGGACACAGACTCAGTGCACAACTCTCGGATTACCTACCAGTTTCTCCAGGTGACTGACGCCACCTTGTTCAGCCTGGATCAATACAATGGAGAGATCCGGACCATGAGGATGTTCAGCTACAGAGATCCACGCCACCAGCGGCTGGTTGTTGTTGCCAAGGACAACGGgcagcctgctctgtctgctaCAGTCACCATCAAGCTGTCCACAGTGGAGACTGCAGTGAAGGCCTACTCTGACATGACTGAGATGCCTCTGGAATATGACATCTTCTCAGACCTCAACCTGTACTTGGTGATCGGTCTGGGTTCAgtgtcctttctgctgctcatcaccATTCTGGTCACCATCGTGCTCAAGTGTCAGAAACCCAAGCCcagcaaaacagctgctccctgCAGGAACAGTGTGATCAGTGAGCGGAACTCCACCATCGCTGACTCCACTCTGGTGTCCAACGACGCCTACTGGTACAGTCTGTTTCTGGCCGAGACCAGGAAAGGAAAGCTGGTGGTCAGACAGCCTATGCCCAAGGGCTCCAGATACATCGTGTCCAGCATCCCAAGAGGGACAGGACTGACTGACACTAGTGACTCAGCACCATCCACTCTGCAG TACCCTAAATGA
- the LOC115397643 gene encoding protocadherin alpha-C2-like, with protein MAPPVLHYSITWYVSVFLFLSAVIHSATSVTHYSVPEEMDEGSIVANLAIDLGLDVKTLGKRKMRIDVVGNKKYLDINKDTGELFILERIDREFLCPLKTTTTCFLRLDATIENPIRMFNIEVEILDINDNAPHFRRGTMHLDISESSQVGERFSLNNAADPDVGANSVKNYLLSASEHFSIEIQTGRDGTKFADLILKKALDREQQAVHDLILTAVDGGVPTRTGTASIIVRVLDVNDNAPSFDKDKYFVNVMENSPIGSLVVKLNATDLDEGSNSDIVYSYSLYTSERTQNMFKLNPENGEIRVKEMVNYEDFKLYEMEVIASDKGLNSLSGHCNLTIQVTDMNDNHPEISIKSFKSPIKENEPLNTVIAVVSVSDKDSGDNGIVDLSIPKNMPFKLRESSDNYYELVVSEPLDREKVTEYDITFTVTDRGSPPLSDNETMTLELLDVNDNVPQFPQSFYTIRVMENNAPGALLSSLTAFDPDLHENQYLVYFIIEKEIANTSMSMLFSINPENGNLYALKTFDYEIEKEFLFHIEARDSGSPPLSSNVTVHIIIVDQNDNAPVIVSPWRAHGSVVEEKIPRSTDKGSLVAKVIALDTDSVHNSRITYQFLQVTDATLFSLDQYNGEIRTMRMFSYRDPRHQRLVVVAKDNGQPALSATVTIKLSTVETAVKAYSDMTEMPLEYDIFSDLNLYLVIGLGSVSFLLLITILVTIVLKCQKPKPSKTAAPCRNSVISERNSTIADSTLVSNDAYWYSLFLAETRKGKLVVRQPMPKGSRYIVSSIPRGTGLTDTSDSAASTLQV; from the coding sequence ATGGCTCCTCCAGTTCTCCATTATTCAATAACATGGTATGTCTCAgtatttctctttctctctgccgtCATTCACTCGGCGACTTCAGTCACCCATTACTCTGTTCCGGAGGAGATGGACGAAGGCTCGATTGTGGCGAATTTAGCGATAGATTTGGGCTTAGATGTGAAGACTTTGGGTAAAAGAAAAATGCGTATCGATGTCGTCGGGAATAAAAAATATCTGGATATTAACAAGGACACGGGCGAGTTGTTCATTTTGGAGAGAATCGATCGAGAGTTTCTCTGCCCCCTCAAGACGACAACAACGTGTTTTCTGAGATTAGACGCTACGATTGAAAATCCGATACGAATGTTTAATATTGAAGTGGAAATTTTGGATATTAACGACAACGCTCCTCATTTTCGGAGGGGGACGATGCATTTGGACATCTCAGAGTCAAGTCAAGTTGGAGAGAGATTCTCACTGAACAATGCTGcagatccagatgttggagCTAATTCTGTGAAAAATTACCTTCTGAGCGCAAGTGAGCATTTCTCAATTGAAATACAGACAGGGCGAGATGGGACGAAGTTTGCAGACTTGATTCTGAAGAAAGCTTTAGACAGGGAGCAGCAGGCTGTTCATGATTTGATTCTCACTGCTGTGGACGGAGGTGTGCCCACGCGCACAGGTACAGCCAGCATTATCGTTCGAGTGCTCGACGTGAATGACAACGCCCCTTCATTTGATAAGGACAAATACTTTGTGAATGTCATGGAGAACTCTCCGATTGGGAGTCTAGTGGTTAAATTAAATGCTACAGATTTAGATGAAGGCTCCAATTCAGATATTGTTTATTCATATAGTTTGTATACATCAGAGAGAACACAAAATATGTTTAAGTTGAATCCAGAAAATGGTGAAATCAGAGTGAAAGAGATGGTTAATTATGAGGATTTCAAACTTTATGAAATGGAGGTGATAGCCAGTGATAAGGGGCTTAACTCCTTATCTGGACACTGTAACCTGACAATACAGGTAACAGACATGAATGACAATCATCCAGAAATATCTATCAAATCATTTAAAAGTCCAATCAAAGAAAATGAGCCCCTTAACACAGTTATAGCTGTAGTTAGTGTCAGTGATAAAGACTCAGGTGATAATGGCATCGTTGATTTAAGCATTCCTAAAAATATGCCTTTCAAACTGAGGGAGTCCTCTGATAACTATTATGAATTAGTGGTGTCGGAGCCATTAGACCGTGAGAAAGTCACAGAATATGATATCACGTTCACTGTCACAGACAGAGGCTCTCCTCCTTTATCTGACAATGAAACTATGACTTTAGAGCTGCTGGATGTCAATGACAATGTTCCACAGTTCCCACAGTCATTTTATACCATACGTGTAATGGAGAATAATGCACCTGGAGCCTTGCTCAGCTCCCTCACGGCCTTTGACCCTGACCTCCATGAAAACCAGTATCTAGTTTACTTCATCATAGAGAAGGAGATAGCCAACACCTCCATGTCCATGCTGTTCTCCATCAATCCAGAGAACGGGAATCTTTATgcactgaaaacttttgacTATGAGATTGAGAAGGAGTTTCTTTTCCACATCGAGGCCCGAGACTCtggctctcctccactcagcagtaATGTGACTGTTCACATCATTATTGTGGACCAGAATGACAACGCTCCAGTCATTGTCTCTCCGTGGCGTGCTCACGGCTCAGTGGTGGAGGAAAAGATCCCCAGATCCACTGATAAAGGCTCCCTGGTGGCCAAAGTCATCGCTTTGGACACAGACTCGGTGCACAACTCTCGGATTACCTACCAGTTTCTCCAGGTGACTGACGCCACCTTGTTCAGTCTGGATCAATACAACGGAGAGATCCGGACCATGAGGATGTTCAGCTACAGAGATCCACGCCACCAGCGGCTGGTTGTTGTTGCCAAGGACAACGGgcagcctgctctgtctgctaCAGTCACCATCAAGCTGTCTACAGTGGAAACTGCAGTGAAGGCCTACTCTGACATGACTGAGATGCCTCTGGAATATGACATCTTCTCAGACCTCAACCTGTACTTGGTGATCGGTCTGGGTTCAgtgtcctttctgctgctcatcaccATTCTGGTCACCATCGTGCTCAAGTGTCAGAAACCCAAGCCcagcaaaacagctgctccctgCAGGAACAGTGTGATCAGTGAGCGGAACTCCACCATCGCTGACTCCACTCTGGTGTCCAACGACGCCTACTGGTACAGTCTGTTTCTGGCCGAGACCCGGAAAGGAAAGCTGGTGGTCAGACAGCCTATGCCCAAGGGCTCCAGATACATCGTGTCCAGCATCCCGAGAGGGACAGGACTGACTGACACTAGTGACTCAGCAGCATCCACTCTGCAGGTATGA
- the LOC115403827 gene encoding protocadherin alpha-8-like: MEKGVFNAFWRVIWISFCLILLIMSKFQGISAQIRYSIQEESKLGTAVGNVAKDLGLELGRLGDRNLRVVSGTKQDLFRVNPSDGFLVVNQRVDREEQCAKMVPCITSLNTVIENPLEMHQVMVEILDVNDNSPKFPEENYTLEVLESAVVGSRFQIEGAHDLDVGENSLYSYKLSHNQYFRLETEEFGEDGKIPFLVLQRPLDREHTAQHWLLLTATDGGKPSKSCTINITVVVSDVNDNSPVCDKQKYTITIKENVPPGTFLLSINAIDSDEGVNGDIEYSLRSKFRGLASDPFELDRKTGKLTVKGNLDYEEKQVYELKVLASDKGAVSLSTHCNVVIRVVDENDNHPKIDITSISSRIPEDAPPGTVVALIRVTDLDSGVNGQVACSVPSHLPFDLKPSPDGQSYSIVTKNYLDKETMHMYNITITVKDLGSPALSSTKVIHVTVTDVNDNRPVFSHSPYTFYVSENNKAGMSIISVTATDADADENAAIIYSLDRTSGPSITAFLNVNERDGTISALKSFDFETLKKFQFQVVAADSGTPPLSNNVTVNVFILDQNDNAPVILYPLSSNGSAEGVEEIPRNVNAGHLVTKVRAYDADIGYNGWLLFSLQEVTDHSLFGLDRYTGQIRTLRSFTETDGAEHKLVVLVKDNGNVSLSATATVIVKLVEAKEAFAASDVKSAAKVEEEDNVTFYLMITLGAVSVLFIISIIVLIAMQCSKSTDYTSKYLQETNYDGTLCHSIQYRSGDKRYMLVGPRMSIGSTIVPGSHANTLVLPDRRRTSEEVSPPFFNFNKNIVIFR; encoded by the coding sequence ATGGAAAAGGGGGTCTTTAACGCTTTTTGGAGGGTCATATGGATTTCTTTCTGTCTAATATTGCTGATAATGTCCAAATTTCAAGGAATATCTGCTCAGATACGGTACTCAATTCAGGAGGAATCAAAACTGGGAACTGCTGTCGGAAATGTAGCCAAAGACCTTGGCTTGGAGCTCGGAAGACTGGGAGACAGAAACCTTCGCGTTGTCTCGGGAACAAAGCAGGACCTCTTTAGGGTGAATCCGAGTGATGGATTTCTGGTTGTCAATCAGAGAGTAGACCGAGAGGAGCAGTGTGCAAAAATGGTTCCGTGCATCACAAGTCTTAATACAGTTATTGAAAATCCTCTCGAAATGCACCAGGTGATGGTGGAGATATTGGATGTGAACGACAACTCGCCAAAATTTCCGGAAGAAAACTACACATTGGAGGTGCTCGAGTCCGCGGTAGTTGGGTCTCGATTTCAAATAGAGGGAGCGCATGACTTGGATGTAGGTGAGAATTCATTATATTCATACAAGTTAAGCCATAATCAGTATTTTAGATTAGAAACGGAGGAATTTGGAGAGGACGGAAAGATTCCGTTTCTAGTGTTACAGCGGCCTTTGGACAGAGAACACACGGCTCAACATTGGCTTTTATTAACAGCCACTGATGGAGGAAAACCATCAAAATCATGTACGATCAACATAACTGTTGTTGTATCTGATGTAAATGACAACTCTCCAGTCTGTGATAAACAAAAATACACCATAACGATAAAGGAAAACGTTCCACCTGGCACATTTCTTCTGTCGATTAACGCAATTGACTCGGATGAAGGGGTGAATGGTGACATTGAATATTCTTTGAGGAGTAAGTTCAGAGGACTCGCGTCTGACCCGTTTGAGTTGGACAGAAAAACCGGAAAGTTAACAGTGAAAGGAAATCTTGATTATGAAGAAAAGCAAGTCTATGAGCTTAAAGTTTTGGCTTCCGACAAAGGCGCCGTGTCTCTCTCGACGCACTGTAATGTGGTCATCAGAGTGGTAGACGAGAATGATAATCATCCAAAAATAGACATTACATCCATTTCCAGTCGCATTCCAGAGGATGCACCTCCGGGCACAGTGGTGGCATTAATTCGTGTGACGGATCTTGACTCAGGTGTGAACGGACAGGTGGCCTGCAGCGTGCCCAGTCACTTACCTTTTGATTTGAAGCCCTCTCCTGACGGTCAGTCATACTCTATAGTCACGAAGAACTACTTAGACAAGGAAACAATGCATATGTATAATATTACAATAACTGTTAAGGATTTAGGGAGTCCTGCCTTATCATCCACAAAGGTGATACATGTCACTGTAACAGATGTTAACGATAACAGGCCAGTGTTCAGTCATAGCCCATATACCTTCTACGTGAGTGAAAATAATAAAGCAGGGATGTCGATTATATCAGTAACAGCGACTGATGCTGACGCAGATGAAAATGCAGCAATCATATATTCACTCGACAGGACTTCAGGGCCCAGTATAACCGCTTTCTTAAATGTCAACGAACGTGACGGGACGATTTCAGCGTTAAAAAGTTTCGACTTTGAGACTCTGAAAAAATTCCAGTTCCAAGTTGTGGCCGCAGATTCTGGAACTCCGCCACTCAGCAACAACGTGACAGTCAACGTGTTCATTCTGGATCAGAACGACAACGCTCCAGTCATCCTGTATCCACTCAGCTCCaacggctctgctgaaggtgtggaggagattCCCCGCAATGTCAACGCAGGGCACCTGGTGACTAAAGTCAGAGCCTATGACGCTGATATAGGATATAACGGCTGGCTGTTGTTCTCACTGCAGGAAGTCACTGACCACAGTCTGTTTGGTTTGGACCGCTACACAGGACAGATCAGGACACTTCGttcattcacagagacagacggggCTGAACATAAACTGGTCGTACTGGTCAAAGACAATGGAAATGTTTCACTGTCAGCAACAGCGACCGTGATTGTCAAACTTGTGGAGGCCAAAGAAGCCTTTGCAgcttctgatgtgaaaagtgcaGCAAAAGTTGAGGAGGAGGACAATGTTACATTTTACCTGATGATCACTTTAGGAGCCGTTTCTGTACttttcatcatcagcatcatcgtGCTGATTGCAATGCAGTGCTCCAAATCCACAGACTACACTTCTAAATATCTACAAGAGACGAATTATGATGGGACACTGTGTCACAGCATTCAGTACAGATCTGGAGATAAACGGTACATGTTGGTTGGACCCAGGATGAGTATTGGATCTACTATAGTCCCTGGGAGCCATGCAAATACTCTTGTGCTACCTGACAGAAGAAGGACTTCAGAAGAGGTAAGCCCCCCTTTCTTTAATTTTAACAAGAACATAGTCATTTTTCGATGA